A single region of the Streptomyces sp. NBC_00425 genome encodes:
- a CDS encoding SDR family oxidoreductase has protein sequence MSSLEGRTVVVSGVGAGLGHQVAAAVVRDGGNAVLGARTEANLAKSAAEIDPAGARTAYRAADITDEQSCEALAALARERFGGIDAVVHVAAWDSYFGGVEDADFTTWQSVLDVNLLGTLRMTRACLPALKERGGSVVFIGTQSAVAAPSQVRQAAYAASKGALTSAMYSLARELGPHRIRVNTVLPGWMWGPPVQAYVQFTAQTEGVPEEEVLGRLTGRMALPELATDGDVADAAVFLASDRARAITGQSLLVNAGELMR, from the coding sequence ATGTCATCGCTCGAGGGCAGGACCGTGGTCGTGTCGGGGGTCGGCGCCGGGCTCGGTCACCAGGTCGCCGCCGCGGTCGTGCGGGACGGCGGGAACGCCGTGCTCGGGGCGCGGACCGAGGCGAACCTCGCGAAGAGCGCCGCCGAGATCGACCCGGCGGGGGCGCGCACCGCGTACCGGGCCGCCGACATCACCGACGAGCAGAGCTGCGAGGCGCTGGCCGCACTGGCGCGGGAGCGGTTCGGGGGGATCGACGCGGTGGTGCACGTGGCGGCCTGGGACTCGTACTTCGGCGGGGTCGAGGACGCCGACTTCACCACATGGCAGTCGGTGCTGGACGTCAACCTGCTGGGCACGTTGCGGATGACGCGGGCCTGTCTGCCCGCGCTGAAGGAGCGGGGCGGGTCGGTCGTCTTCATCGGGACGCAGTCGGCCGTGGCGGCGCCCTCACAGGTGCGGCAGGCGGCGTACGCGGCCTCCAAGGGGGCGCTGACGAGCGCGATGTACTCGCTCGCGCGGGAGCTCGGGCCGCACCGCATCCGGGTCAACACGGTGCTGCCGGGATGGATGTGGGGGCCGCCGGTGCAGGCCTATGTGCAGTTCACCGCACAGACCGAGGGGGTGCCCGAGGAGGAGGTGCTGGGGAGGCTCACGGGACGGATGGCGTTGCCGGAGCTCGCCACGGACGGGGACGTGGCGGATGCGGCGGTGTTCCTGGCGTCGGACCGGGCACGGGCGATCACCGGGCAGTCGTTGCTGGTCAACGCCGGGGAGCTGATGCGCTGA
- a CDS encoding helix-turn-helix domain-containing protein — MASNVNPTVRRRRLGQELRRLRELKGMTAEEVAERLLVSQSKISRLENGRRSISQRDVRDLCGVYEVEDQRMVDSLMEMAKDSRQQGWWHAFGDVPYSVYIGLETDAASLRVYDPQVVPGLLQTRQYAEALISGALPETAQTEIDKRVQVRMRRQERVSSGENPLRLWSVMDESALRRVVGGRELMRAQLEHLVEQSQLPHVTVQVIPFEMGAHPGLNGQYAILEFPDTADSSVVYIEGVTSDLYLEKPNDVQKYSVMYEHLRAQALNVEQSRQFIADIAKGYVR; from the coding sequence GTGGCGTCCAATGTCAATCCCACCGTCAGACGACGCCGGTTGGGCCAGGAGCTGCGCCGGCTCCGTGAGCTCAAGGGCATGACGGCCGAAGAGGTGGCCGAGCGCCTGCTGGTGTCCCAGTCGAAGATCAGCCGGCTGGAGAACGGCCGGCGCAGCATCAGCCAGCGCGACGTCCGCGACCTGTGCGGGGTGTACGAGGTCGAGGACCAGCGGATGGTCGACTCGCTGATGGAGATGGCCAAGGACTCCCGACAGCAGGGCTGGTGGCACGCCTTCGGCGATGTCCCGTACAGCGTCTACATCGGCCTGGAGACGGACGCGGCGAGCCTGCGCGTGTACGACCCGCAGGTGGTGCCCGGGCTGCTGCAGACCCGTCAGTACGCGGAGGCGCTGATCTCGGGCGCGCTGCCGGAGACCGCGCAGACGGAGATCGACAAGCGGGTGCAGGTGCGCATGCGCCGGCAGGAGCGGGTCTCGTCGGGCGAGAACCCGCTGCGGCTGTGGAGCGTCATGGACGAGTCGGCGCTCCGGCGCGTCGTCGGCGGCCGTGAGTTGATGCGGGCCCAGCTGGAACACCTCGTCGAGCAGTCCCAGTTGCCGCATGTGACGGTCCAGGTGATCCCGTTCGAGATGGGCGCGCATCCGGGCCTCAACGGCCAGTACGCGATCCTCGAGTTCCCGGACACGGCCGACTCCAGCGTCGTCTACATCGAGGGCGTCACCAGCGACCTCTATCTGGAGAAGCCGAACGACGTGCAGAAGTACAGCGTGATGTACGAGCACCTGCGCGCCCAGGCCCTGAACGTGGAACAGTCCCGCCAGTTCATCGCCGACATCGCCAAGGGCTATGTGCGATGA
- a CDS encoding ArsR/SmtB family transcription factor: MGWWQVNADTLAGSRFVISPLTETFASLKLLHAGVGDHPGEREWLRAHLPGYRAALAADPVTALLVRTGLGRSWIADFLTPTPRDGESFEEGVARVRSAGPAEARAHLRTSLGGPLPAALDRDDLPERAATLLEHVWETDVRPDWERRRRVLEADVVARTAQVSRGGWAAVLDSLRPGTRWLGESRFQVNLHEYPPREISGAELLFVPVTPKAGWVSWEGRERYAVVYPCTGVLAEDRRGRARAAPAALGALLGPGRAAVLVLLAGPLSTTQLVALTGQGLGSVGRHLRVLLDAGLVRRRRAGRSVLYSRTAAGDALAEAAGATGADGGARS, translated from the coding sequence GTGGGCTGGTGGCAGGTGAACGCGGACACCCTGGCGGGCAGCCGGTTCGTGATCTCGCCGCTCACCGAGACCTTCGCGAGTCTGAAGCTGCTGCACGCGGGGGTGGGGGACCATCCCGGTGAGCGGGAGTGGCTGCGCGCCCACCTCCCCGGCTACCGGGCCGCGCTGGCCGCCGACCCGGTGACGGCGCTGCTGGTGCGGACGGGGCTCGGGAGGAGCTGGATCGCCGACTTCCTCACGCCGACGCCGAGGGACGGCGAGAGCTTCGAGGAGGGCGTGGCCCGGGTGCGGTCGGCCGGCCCGGCGGAGGCCCGGGCCCATCTGCGGACGTCGCTGGGCGGGCCGCTGCCCGCCGCCCTGGACCGGGACGACCTGCCCGAGCGGGCGGCCACGCTGCTGGAACACGTGTGGGAGACGGACGTGCGGCCGGACTGGGAGCGCCGTCGGCGCGTCCTGGAGGCGGACGTCGTCGCGCGGACGGCGCAGGTCAGCCGGGGCGGCTGGGCGGCCGTGCTGGACTCGTTGCGGCCGGGGACGCGCTGGCTCGGCGAGAGCCGCTTCCAGGTGAACCTGCACGAGTATCCGCCCCGGGAGATCTCCGGGGCGGAGCTGCTGTTCGTGCCGGTCACGCCGAAGGCCGGCTGGGTGTCGTGGGAGGGACGGGAGCGGTACGCCGTCGTCTACCCGTGCACCGGCGTGCTCGCCGAGGACCGCCGCGGCCGCGCGCGTGCGGCGCCCGCCGCGCTCGGTGCGCTGCTGGGTCCGGGCCGCGCCGCGGTGCTGGTGCTGCTCGCCGGCCCGCTGAGCACCACCCAGCTGGTCGCCCTGACCGGCCAGGGCCTCGGTTCCGTGGGCCGCCATCTGCGGGTGCTGCTGGACGCGGGCCTGGTGCGGCGGCGGCGCGCGGGGCGGTCGGTGCTGTACTCGCGGACGGCGGCCGGAGACGCCCTGGCGGAGGCGGCCGGGGCGACCGGGGCCGACGGCGGTGCCCGGAGTTAG
- a CDS encoding glutathione peroxidase encodes MTTDANTSPLDVQIDALKGGSAELSQYTGQVVLVVNVASKCGLTPQYTGLERLQERYAGQGFTVLGVPCNQFLGQEPGSAEEIAEFCSATYGVSFPLTEKVEVNGDGRHPLYERLVGFADGEGHTGDVRWNFEKFLIGRDGSVVARFSPQTEPEAPEVVAAIESRLG; translated from the coding sequence ATGACTACTGATGCCAATACCTCTCCCCTCGACGTCCAGATCGACGCCCTCAAGGGCGGCTCCGCGGAGCTCTCGCAGTACACGGGCCAGGTCGTGCTGGTGGTGAACGTGGCCTCCAAGTGCGGTCTCACCCCGCAGTACACCGGCCTGGAGCGGCTGCAGGAGCGGTACGCCGGGCAGGGCTTCACCGTCCTCGGCGTGCCCTGCAACCAGTTCCTCGGGCAGGAGCCCGGCAGCGCCGAGGAGATCGCGGAGTTCTGCTCGGCGACCTACGGCGTGAGCTTCCCGCTGACCGAGAAGGTCGAGGTCAACGGGGACGGCCGGCACCCGCTGTACGAGCGGCTGGTCGGGTTCGCGGACGGCGAGGGCCACACCGGCGACGTCCGCTGGAACTTCGAGAAGTTCCTGATCGGCCGGGACGGCTCCGTCGTCGCCCGTTTCTCCCCGCAGACCGAGCCGGAGGCCCCCGAGGTGGTCGCGGCGATCGAGAGCCGCCTGGGCTGA
- a CDS encoding DUF397 domain-containing protein, giving the protein MAIRQGSAHTWTKSSYSTGNGACVEVKSPAVQALLVRDSKVQDGPTLVFPADAWSDFVASVKA; this is encoded by the coding sequence ATGGCAATTCGTCAGGGCAGCGCGCACACGTGGACCAAGTCCTCCTACTCCACGGGCAACGGTGCGTGCGTCGAGGTCAAGTCGCCGGCCGTACAGGCCCTGCTCGTCCGTGACTCCAAGGTCCAGGACGGTCCGACCCTGGTCTTCCCCGCCGACGCGTGGAGCGACTTCGTGGCGTCGGTCAAGGCGTAG
- a CDS encoding D-alanyl-D-alanine carboxypeptidase, giving the protein MAGESPDRSKQRESSAEPTSGSAGTVPEARESREIRDPRVAVARDSEPSSARGGVDTATRVFSVRDLKTEDAEESGAGESGAGESGAGESEPEESGAAKAEAAETDADAPGSEAEAAGTGSARTEPAGEPEDAEETPAETSGGSDDSGDAKDAETAPAAAQTADDGAGDGPEGAAEAGGVAGTAGKAPAGGEDRLRAAVAQWVATADDKSPEDGPAAGPAGGEKQEPADEIADAVPDTAPDDAPGADADADPDDADPDATDPDDADARPKSTAKAGERPDTDADATDEPEDTRPENADEPDEADASAEVAGSQDKAEVDAEAGQAAKRAPKWASDAGEPEKADAEPDAGPEDAKADRTPVDQPTAVFKTPRPKPAVDQPTTMLKLGDVKPRPSEEKADATDATGTADATDEAGTAGKTARADEKPAAPAERTSKFVALKPLDEPRPPKSAAQPAADVTAFVPQVGPERTTQQPLPPKPPLDLLAELTNTPPPPPTPLRTLGRRLKIWTPLVLLLVVVFAIVQAVRPLPATALTLTAKSSYTFEGGRTQLPWPNEGQGRIDADGVGTMGTFGKQTPVAIGSVAKTMTAYIILKDHPMKAGEEGPEIEVDALAEKEGGYDVTSGESTLNTVKAGDKLTEKQALSAVIIPSANNIARLLARWDAGSVEAFVKKMNATAKELGMTKTTYTDPSGLKETTVSTAEDQVKLGRAFVEVPALVAISSAASWDDPSGKNWPNYNELPFRIGAIGIKTGSTSAAGGNLLFASRKKVDGKSVTLVGAILGQHKREILKTANVVSQAALLAAEDALTSAKILKKGDVVGYVDDKLGGHTPVVITKDVSAAGWAGLTVKLSFTAGEVPHTAKAGTQVGTLTVGDGSSSAVKVPVALQTDLAEPGFSDKLTRVG; this is encoded by the coding sequence GTGGCGGGCGAGTCCCCCGACAGGTCGAAGCAGCGCGAGTCGTCGGCAGAACCGACGTCGGGGAGCGCGGGCACGGTTCCCGAGGCACGGGAATCCCGCGAGATCCGCGATCCGCGGGTCGCGGTGGCGCGGGACAGCGAGCCCTCGTCGGCCCGCGGCGGCGTGGACACGGCGACGCGGGTGTTCTCGGTACGGGATCTGAAGACCGAGGACGCCGAGGAGTCCGGGGCCGGGGAGTCCGGGGCCGGGGAGTCCGGGGCCGGGGAGTCGGAGCCCGAGGAGTCCGGGGCCGCGAAGGCCGAAGCCGCGGAGACCGACGCCGACGCCCCCGGGAGCGAAGCCGAGGCCGCCGGGACCGGGTCCGCGCGGACCGAGCCGGCCGGGGAGCCGGAGGACGCCGAGGAGACCCCTGCGGAGACGTCGGGCGGGTCGGACGACTCCGGGGACGCGAAGGACGCCGAGACGGCCCCAGCGGCCGCGCAGACCGCCGACGACGGGGCCGGGGACGGCCCTGAGGGCGCCGCCGAGGCCGGAGGCGTCGCAGGGACCGCCGGGAAGGCTCCCGCGGGCGGCGAGGACCGTCTGCGGGCGGCCGTGGCCCAGTGGGTCGCCACGGCGGACGACAAGAGCCCCGAGGACGGCCCCGCGGCCGGTCCGGCCGGCGGCGAGAAGCAAGAGCCCGCGGACGAGATCGCGGACGCGGTCCCGGACACCGCCCCGGACGACGCCCCCGGCGCCGACGCGGACGCCGACCCGGACGACGCCGACCCGGACGCCACGGACCCGGACGACGCCGACGCGCGTCCGAAGAGCACCGCGAAGGCCGGTGAGCGCCCCGACACCGACGCCGACGCCACCGACGAGCCCGAGGACACGCGGCCCGAGAACGCCGACGAGCCCGACGAGGCCGACGCGTCCGCCGAGGTCGCCGGGTCGCAGGACAAGGCCGAGGTAGACGCCGAGGCCGGGCAGGCCGCCAAACGCGCGCCGAAGTGGGCGTCGGACGCCGGCGAGCCCGAGAAGGCCGACGCCGAGCCCGACGCCGGGCCCGAGGACGCCAAGGCCGACCGCACCCCCGTCGACCAGCCGACCGCCGTCTTCAAGACCCCCCGGCCCAAGCCCGCCGTCGACCAGCCGACCACCATGCTGAAGCTCGGCGACGTCAAGCCCCGGCCGAGCGAGGAGAAGGCCGACGCGACCGACGCGACCGGCACGGCCGACGCGACGGACGAGGCCGGCACCGCCGGGAAGACCGCCCGGGCCGACGAGAAGCCCGCGGCGCCGGCCGAGCGGACGAGCAAGTTCGTCGCGCTCAAGCCGCTCGACGAGCCCCGTCCGCCGAAGTCCGCTGCCCAGCCGGCCGCCGACGTCACCGCTTTCGTCCCGCAGGTCGGCCCCGAGCGGACCACGCAGCAGCCGCTGCCGCCGAAGCCGCCGCTGGACCTGCTGGCCGAGCTGACGAACACCCCGCCGCCCCCGCCGACCCCGCTGCGCACCCTCGGACGGCGGCTCAAGATCTGGACGCCGCTGGTCCTCCTGCTGGTCGTCGTGTTTGCGATCGTGCAGGCCGTGCGGCCGCTGCCGGCGACCGCGCTCACGCTGACCGCGAAGAGCTCGTACACCTTCGAGGGCGGCAGGACGCAGCTGCCCTGGCCGAACGAGGGGCAGGGCCGGATCGACGCCGACGGCGTCGGGACGATGGGCACCTTCGGCAAGCAGACGCCCGTGGCCATCGGCTCCGTCGCCAAGACCATGACCGCGTACATCATCCTCAAGGACCACCCGATGAAGGCCGGGGAGGAAGGCCCGGAGATCGAGGTCGACGCGTTGGCGGAGAAGGAGGGCGGCTACGACGTCACGTCCGGCGAGTCGACGCTCAACACCGTCAAGGCCGGCGACAAGCTCACCGAGAAGCAGGCCCTGTCCGCCGTCATCATCCCCTCCGCCAACAACATCGCGCGGCTGCTCGCTCGCTGGGACGCGGGCTCGGTGGAGGCGTTCGTGAAGAAGATGAACGCCACCGCCAAGGAGCTCGGGATGACGAAGACGACGTACACCGACCCCTCGGGCCTGAAGGAGACCACCGTCTCCACGGCTGAGGACCAGGTGAAGCTCGGCCGCGCGTTCGTGGAGGTCCCGGCCCTCGTCGCCATCTCCAGCGCGGCCAGCTGGGACGACCCGTCCGGCAAGAACTGGCCCAACTACAACGAGCTGCCGTTCAGGATCGGCGCGATCGGCATCAAGACCGGCAGCACCAGCGCGGCCGGCGGCAACCTGCTGTTCGCCTCCCGCAAGAAGGTCGACGGGAAGTCGGTGACCCTCGTCGGCGCGATCCTCGGCCAGCACAAGCGCGAGATCCTCAAGACGGCCAACGTGGTCAGCCAGGCGGCGCTGCTCGCCGCCGAGGACGCGCTCACCTCGGCGAAGATCCTGAAGAAGGGCGACGTCGTCGGGTACGTGGACGACAAGCTCGGCGGCCACACGCCCGTCGTCATCACCAAGGACGTCTCGGCGGCCGGCTGGGCCGGTCTGACGGTGAAGCTCTCGTTCACCGCCGGCGAGGTGCCGCACACGGCCAAGGCCGGCACCCAGGTGGGCACGCTCACCGTCGGCGACGGCTCCAGCAGCGCGGTGAAGGTGCCGGTCGCCCTGCAGACGGACCTGGCCGAGCCGGGCTTCTCGGACAAGCTGACCCGCGTCGGCTGA
- a CDS encoding MFS transporter, which yields MATAEPTRADDAGPDRDAGSRARVPAPQSGEHDRDPAGGAMVDLGQDRVPDSVREDRTGPARGTSRIRGALGRLGAPLGRHLVLSMTALSGVLHLVWFFTFANSGGDLAAQDAWAEFVGRHPDSAYNLAWYGGMHPVSYSMVSPYLMSLLGVRTTMMIAGTLSAGLLTLILLRCRPVKNPVWPALAGIFALLCNAASGRVTFGLGNMFALGAVAVVFCWPHRWRYKRWAKALCAAPLAALATMGSPVAGLFVGIVAVAMFLQKRRPGAWALGLAPTVVVALSAWLFPFSGTQPMSFGSAFLPLLSAIVVFAVVPRDWRTVRITAAVYGLGVLLVWLISSQIGSNITRLAMMFTGVVLMAALPFAVPRSRKWYVIVLSSLTFVGWIGFKSVDDVVRTTPAASWARELAPLVNELQGVGAEKGRVEVVPARSHREASALAPYVNLARGWNRQADMERNPLFYDDTLNSANYHDWLKRWAVHFVVVPKEALDGDGGERERQLVQRGLPYLEQIWGDANWQLFKVVDPAPLAEPNAVVQRAEQGEMTIDVKKAGRILIRIPYSPWLSVVDAQGKSLKPPQETQESKDRSDGEPKTFDNVNGCLFETAEDADGDKWTVLLAPKAGTYRLAAPYQLPRGTPCPDELKDRR from the coding sequence GTGGCCACTGCGGAACCGACACGCGCCGACGACGCCGGTCCGGACCGGGACGCCGGCTCGCGCGCCAGGGTGCCCGCACCCCAGTCGGGCGAGCACGACCGTGACCCGGCGGGCGGCGCGATGGTAGACCTCGGCCAGGACCGGGTCCCGGACAGCGTGCGGGAGGACCGTACCGGGCCCGCGCGCGGGACGTCCCGGATACGCGGCGCCCTCGGCCGCCTCGGCGCGCCTCTCGGCCGCCATCTCGTCCTCTCCATGACGGCGCTGTCCGGCGTCCTGCACCTCGTCTGGTTCTTCACGTTCGCGAACAGTGGCGGCGACCTCGCGGCGCAGGACGCCTGGGCCGAGTTCGTCGGCCGGCATCCCGACTCGGCGTACAACCTCGCCTGGTACGGCGGCATGCACCCGGTGTCGTACAGCATGGTGTCGCCGTATCTGATGTCCCTGCTCGGCGTCCGCACGACGATGATGATCGCCGGGACGCTCTCGGCGGGGCTGCTCACCCTGATCCTGCTGCGCTGCAGGCCGGTGAAGAACCCCGTGTGGCCCGCGCTCGCGGGGATCTTCGCCCTGCTGTGCAACGCCGCCTCGGGCCGGGTGACGTTCGGCCTCGGCAACATGTTCGCGCTGGGCGCGGTCGCCGTCGTGTTCTGCTGGCCGCACCGCTGGCGCTACAAACGGTGGGCGAAGGCGCTGTGCGCGGCGCCGCTCGCCGCGCTCGCCACCATGGGCTCGCCGGTGGCCGGGCTCTTCGTGGGCATAGTCGCCGTCGCGATGTTCCTGCAGAAGCGGCGGCCTGGCGCGTGGGCGCTCGGGCTCGCCCCGACGGTGGTGGTCGCCCTCTCCGCCTGGCTGTTCCCGTTCTCCGGCACCCAGCCGATGTCCTTCGGCTCGGCGTTCCTGCCGCTGCTGTCGGCGATCGTCGTCTTCGCCGTCGTCCCGCGCGACTGGAGGACGGTGCGGATCACGGCGGCGGTGTACGGGCTCGGGGTGCTGCTGGTGTGGCTGATCAGCTCGCAGATCGGGTCCAACATCACCCGGCTCGCGATGATGTTCACGGGTGTGGTGCTGATGGCGGCGCTGCCGTTCGCCGTGCCGCGCAGCCGCAAGTGGTACGTGATCGTCCTGTCGTCGCTGACGTTCGTGGGCTGGATCGGCTTCAAGTCGGTCGACGACGTGGTGCGGACGACCCCGGCGGCCTCCTGGGCGCGCGAGCTGGCGCCGCTCGTCAACGAACTGCAGGGGGTCGGCGCGGAGAAGGGACGGGTGGAGGTCGTGCCGGCCCGTTCGCACCGCGAGGCGTCCGCGCTCGCGCCGTACGTCAACCTCGCCCGCGGCTGGAACCGGCAGGCCGACATGGAGCGCAACCCGCTCTTCTACGACGACACCCTCAACTCCGCGAACTACCACGACTGGCTGAAGCGGTGGGCCGTGCACTTCGTCGTCGTCCCCAAGGAGGCGCTGGACGGGGACGGCGGCGAGCGGGAGCGGCAGCTGGTGCAGCGGGGGCTGCCCTATCTGGAGCAGATCTGGGGCGACGCCAACTGGCAGCTGTTCAAGGTCGTCGATCCGGCCCCGCTCGCCGAGCCGAACGCGGTGGTGCAGCGGGCCGAGCAGGGCGAGATGACGATCGACGTGAAGAAGGCGGGGCGGATCCTGATCCGGATCCCGTACTCGCCGTGGCTGAGCGTGGTGGACGCGCAGGGCAAGAGCCTGAAGCCGCCGCAGGAGACGCAGGAGTCCAAGGACCGTTCCGACGGCGAGCCGAAGACGTTCGACAACGTCAACGGATGCCTGTTCGAGACGGCGGAGGACGCGGACGGCGACAAGTGGACGGTGCTGCTCGCGCCGAAGGCGGGCACGTACCGGCTGGCGGCGCCCTACCAGCTGCCCCGGGGGACGCCGTGCCCGGACGAGCTGAAGGACCGGCGGTGA
- a CDS encoding GOLPH3/VPS74 family protein, with protein MGRSRRTIPEELLLLALDPTTGTTAQPQSLDLGLAGAQLVELALAGRIAPDGDRIAVVSPRPTGDPTLDCALELLRRRGAPVRAVHWIGGPRLGLRQIYLSHLERCGMVHAVAGQMCGVLPTTRYQATDTDISREIKARLDSAIRTGVPPDPRTAALAALAHAVGLGKHLYPGNEGRSSRSRLRDLIRHDPMGGLVAHAVMDVQNGAAAQPRRNQAPPGRQAGPGARPAPEPARGVPAQPHRNPMARVVAL; from the coding sequence ATGGGCAGGAGCCGCAGAACGATTCCGGAAGAGCTTCTTCTGCTGGCGTTGGACCCGACCACGGGTACCACCGCACAGCCGCAGTCGCTCGACCTTGGTCTGGCCGGAGCACAGCTAGTGGAGCTGGCGCTGGCCGGGCGGATAGCCCCTGACGGGGATCGTATCGCCGTGGTGTCCCCACGGCCGACTGGAGACCCAACGCTGGACTGCGCGTTGGAGTTGCTGCGAAGGCGTGGCGCTCCCGTACGGGCTGTCCACTGGATCGGCGGGCCGCGTCTCGGGCTGCGCCAGATCTACCTCTCGCATCTGGAGCGGTGCGGCATGGTGCATGCCGTGGCGGGCCAGATGTGCGGAGTGCTGCCGACGACTCGCTACCAGGCGACGGACACCGACATCAGCCGGGAGATCAAGGCCCGGCTGGACTCCGCGATCCGCACCGGCGTTCCGCCGGACCCGCGGACCGCGGCGCTCGCCGCCCTGGCGCATGCGGTCGGCCTCGGCAAACACCTGTACCCGGGTAACGAGGGACGCTCGTCCCGATCCCGGTTGCGGGACCTGATCAGGCACGACCCCATGGGCGGCCTCGTGGCGCACGCCGTGATGGACGTCCAGAACGGCGCGGCGGCACAGCCGCGCCGCAACCAGGCGCCCCCCGGCCGGCAGGCCGGACCGGGAGCCAGGCCCGCTCCGGAACCCGCCCGTGGCGTTCCGGCGCAGCCGCACCGCAACCCCATGGCGCGTGTGGTGGCCCTCTGA